A stretch of the Bacillus anthracis str. Vollum genome encodes the following:
- a CDS encoding DUF3947 family protein has protein sequence MFYSYFASQVGMRPAYGTSITYSGAQSTVQAVQQALQMQQQMQMQQQGIQPYYSSMEYFYPVQTITPYGGSFLTIPYGAVFNL, from the coding sequence ATGTTTTATTCATATTTTGCTTCTCAAGTGGGGATGAGACCTGCTTATGGTACATCTATAACGTATAGTGGAGCACAAAGTACAGTTCAAGCTGTTCAACAAGCGTTACAAATGCAACAACAAATGCAAATGCAGCAACAAGGTATCCAGCCGTATTATTCATCTATGGAGTATTTTTATCCAGTGCAAACTATTACACCGTATGGAGGTTCTTTTCTTACTATCCCATATGGAGCTGTATTTAATTTATAA
- a CDS encoding peptidylprolyl isomerase PrsA gives MKKKKLFLGTIISCVVLALSACGSSDNVVTSKVGNITEKELSKELRQKYGESTLYQMVLSKALLDKYKVSDEEAKKQVEEAKDKMGDNFKSTLEQVGLKNEDELKEKMKPEIAFEKAIKATVTEKDVKDNYKPEMKVSHILVKDEKTAKEVKEKVNNGEDFAALAKQYSEDTGSKEQGGEITGFAPGQTVKEFEEAAYKLDAGQVSEPVKTTYGYHIIKVTDKKELKPFDEVKDSIRKDIEQQRLQDTTGKWKQQVVNELLKDADIKVNDKEFKNTFEFLEKK, from the coding sequence TTGAAAAAGAAAAAGCTATTTTTAGGAACAATTATTTCATGCGTAGTACTGGCATTATCTGCATGTGGTTCCTCAGACAACGTAGTAACATCAAAAGTAGGAAATATTACAGAGAAAGAATTAAGTAAAGAATTAAGACAAAAATATGGGGAAAGTACTTTATACCAAATGGTGTTAAGTAAGGCGTTGCTAGATAAATATAAAGTTTCAGATGAGGAAGCAAAAAAACAAGTAGAAGAAGCAAAAGATAAAATGGGTGACAACTTCAAATCGACTTTAGAGCAAGTTGGATTGAAAAACGAAGATGAATTAAAAGAAAAAATGAAGCCAGAAATTGCATTTGAGAAGGCGATTAAAGCAACTGTCACAGAAAAGGATGTAAAAGATAACTATAAACCAGAAATGAAGGTAAGTCACATTTTAGTAAAAGATGAAAAGACTGCTAAAGAAGTGAAAGAGAAAGTGAATAATGGAGAAGATTTTGCAGCTTTAGCGAAGCAATACTCAGAGGATACTGGTTCAAAAGAACAGGGCGGAGAAATAACTGGTTTTGCTCCAGGACAAACGGTAAAAGAATTTGAGGAAGCTGCATATAAATTAGATGCAGGACAAGTAAGTGAGCCAGTAAAAACAACTTATGGTTACCATATTATAAAAGTGACAGATAAAAAAGAATTGAAGCCATTTGATGAAGTAAAAGATTCAATTCGTAAAGATATAGAACAGCAAAGACTGCAAGATACGACAGGTAAATGGAAACAGCAAGTAGTCAATGAATTATTGAAAGATGCCGATATTAAGGTGAATGATAAAGAGTTTAAAAATACATTTGAATTTCTAGAAAAGAAATAA
- the gerPF gene encoding spore germination protein GerPF → MPSVVGNLVVQNSNGSFNLGDFYNVSPKENTKAYNGSGASNVGFVVNTFNGVSATNTFDSDLADQNQVGTA, encoded by the coding sequence ATGCCCTCAGTTGTAGGGAATTTAGTTGTACAAAATAGTAACGGTTCATTTAACTTAGGTGATTTCTACAACGTTTCTCCGAAAGAAAATACGAAAGCTTATAATGGATCTGGCGCTTCAAACGTCGGTTTTGTTGTTAATACTTTTAATGGCGTGAGTGCGACTAATACGTTTGATTCTGACCTTGCGGATCAAAACCAAGTCGGTACAGCCTAA
- a CDS encoding C1q-like domain-containing protein, translating into MSCYYYCKHCKEYKKKQHNCCKNNSKCNDNKDSLVRASAFRARNTVNQPVPANTFVKVLFQNEQFDLANEYNPATSIFIPKTRGVYSIIGTIGFFPNNSNSDYRARVEIRVNGNAAIAIDNDFFGTINFGNVVSVSTIIQLNEGDQVEVYAQSSIDGVLSTLEDGSHFEAARFPSPTE; encoded by the coding sequence ATGTCTTGCTATTACTACTGTAAGCATTGTAAAGAATATAAAAAGAAACAGCATAACTGTTGTAAGAACAATAGTAAGTGTAATGACAACAAGGACAGTCTTGTTAGGGCATCAGCATTTAGAGCTAGAAATACGGTGAATCAACCTGTTCCTGCTAATACTTTTGTAAAAGTATTGTTTCAAAATGAACAATTTGATTTAGCAAATGAGTATAATCCAGCAACGTCTATTTTTATTCCGAAGACTAGAGGTGTTTACTCTATTATTGGAACAATTGGTTTCTTTCCAAATAATTCAAATTCCGATTATAGAGCGCGTGTAGAAATTCGTGTGAATGGAAACGCAGCAATAGCTATAGATAATGATTTTTTTGGTACAATAAACTTTGGAAATGTAGTAAGTGTTTCGACGATTATTCAATTAAATGAAGGAGATCAAGTCGAGGTTTATGCGCAAAGTAGCATAGACGGGGTTTTAAGTACTTTGGAAGATGGCTCACATTTTGAAGCTGCGAGGTTCCCTTCTCCAACTGAATAA
- a CDS encoding DUF3956 family protein has translation MESCVLFVNGQPLLVVSVAGIEIARLELSLQVALTLIALGIPICA, from the coding sequence ATGGAAAGTTGTGTTTTGTTCGTTAATGGACAACCTCTTTTAGTGGTATCAGTTGCTGGGATTGAAATTGCTAGATTAGAACTTTCTCTTCAAGTAGCATTGACTTTAATAGCATTAGGAATTCCAATCTGTGCATAA
- a CDS encoding DUF6944 family repetitive protein: MENQLKEIFGALIAAIGTITSAIGSTPFYFISSNVREDLNIYGNTLQAVGNALEADGQEGISLEKIGNEIQSTGNVTVISGLVIDFKDETKIKLVIAGNWTQALGGLTALADEFEDASDKDESFNIIGNLLQAIGNSLQAIGGIYELKSIRKERLDSKDELVNDTEGNLDNQVNSELDKKKEGQSIDTIGSWIQAVGSVFSLIGQIREESEELEGSDN, encoded by the coding sequence ATGGAAAACCAACTGAAAGAAATATTTGGTGCATTGATAGCAGCTATAGGTACAATAACTTCCGCTATTGGAAGTACACCGTTCTATTTTATAAGTAGTAATGTAAGGGAGGATTTGAATATATATGGAAACACATTACAAGCAGTTGGTAACGCTTTAGAGGCTGACGGTCAAGAGGGAATATCTCTTGAAAAAATCGGAAATGAAATCCAATCAACTGGTAATGTAACTGTAATATCTGGATTGGTTATTGATTTTAAAGATGAAACAAAAATTAAATTAGTGATTGCTGGAAATTGGACGCAGGCTTTAGGAGGACTTACAGCATTAGCGGACGAATTTGAAGATGCTTCAGATAAAGATGAATCTTTTAATATTATAGGAAACTTATTGCAAGCTATAGGGAATTCCTTGCAGGCAATTGGAGGAATTTACGAGCTGAAAAGTATTAGAAAAGAGCGGCTGGATAGTAAAGACGAATTAGTAAATGATACGGAGGGGAATTTAGACAATCAAGTAAATAGTGAGCTGGATAAAAAGAAAGAAGGACAGTCAATAGATACCATAGGCAGTTGGATCCAAGCTGTAGGTTCTGTATTTTCATTAATTGGACAAATACGTGAAGAAAGTGAGGAGTTAGAAGGGAGCGATAACTAG
- a CDS encoding YqaE/Pmp3 family membrane protein, which yields MMYLLAIVLPPVAVLICGKPFQAIINFILTLIFWVPGVIHAILVVHDKKADRRLKKQIQAYDEINKKNRR from the coding sequence ATGATGTATTTATTGGCAATTGTACTACCACCTGTAGCCGTATTAATTTGCGGAAAACCATTTCAAGCAATAATTAACTTCATATTAACATTAATATTTTGGGTTCCGGGGGTTATACATGCGATATTAGTTGTGCATGATAAAAAAGCAGATCGGCGATTAAAAAAACAAATTCAAGCATATGATGAAATAAATAAGAAGAACAGAAGGTAG
- a CDS encoding MFS transporter, whose product MERLWTKSFIQMTFAMLFLFTGFYLLVPTLPLFIKEIGGNESQVGLMMGMFTIAAVVIRPIIGGMLDQYGRRSFIIFGLTLFGLTMYFYNLATTIVLLAILRIIHGVTWAVSTTAVGTAITDIIPDSRRGEGMGWYGMAMTIAMAIGPMIGLSVVQNYSFHGLFLLATLLSFMAVLLSLMTKMPFTPQKEKGKMQLFEKSVLSITIVVFFLSFAYGGITTFLPLFASSIDVNPGTFFLVYAIALTIVRPISGKLLDKYGEVFIILPALCITVIAIVVLTISNNLIGVVIAATLYGVGFGSAQPALQAAMLSIVDPSKRGVANASFFTAFDLGIGLGAILLGVVSQMFGYRILFAGSAISGLIAFIIFVFFVKQQLGKKEFA is encoded by the coding sequence ATGGAACGATTATGGACGAAATCATTTATTCAAATGACTTTCGCAATGTTATTTTTATTTACAGGATTTTATTTACTTGTTCCAACGCTTCCGCTTTTTATTAAAGAGATAGGTGGCAATGAATCACAAGTTGGACTCATGATGGGAATGTTTACAATAGCTGCAGTTGTAATACGACCGATTATTGGAGGGATGTTAGATCAATATGGTAGAAGATCCTTTATTATTTTCGGACTCACCCTTTTTGGGTTAACGATGTACTTTTATAATTTAGCGACGACTATTGTCCTTTTAGCTATTTTACGTATTATTCACGGAGTAACATGGGCTGTTTCTACAACAGCTGTTGGAACAGCGATAACTGATATTATTCCAGATTCACGCCGTGGTGAAGGTATGGGGTGGTATGGGATGGCTATGACGATTGCAATGGCAATCGGCCCAATGATTGGATTATCGGTTGTACAAAATTATTCATTTCATGGCCTTTTCTTATTAGCCACTCTTTTATCCTTTATGGCAGTCTTATTATCGTTAATGACGAAAATGCCATTCACACCACAAAAAGAAAAAGGGAAAATGCAATTGTTTGAAAAATCCGTTCTATCCATTACGATAGTTGTATTCTTTTTATCATTTGCATATGGAGGCATTACGACGTTTTTACCGCTATTTGCATCGTCAATTGATGTGAATCCTGGGACATTCTTTCTTGTATATGCAATTGCTTTAACAATCGTAAGGCCAATTTCAGGAAAACTATTAGATAAGTACGGAGAAGTATTTATCATACTTCCGGCACTATGCATTACTGTTATTGCAATAGTTGTGCTAACGATTTCAAATAATTTAATAGGTGTAGTTATCGCAGCTACATTATATGGTGTTGGATTCGGTTCAGCACAGCCAGCATTGCAAGCCGCGATGCTTTCAATTGTTGACCCGAGTAAAAGAGGAGTTGCTAACGCTTCGTTCTTTACCGCATTTGATTTAGGGATTGGACTTGGTGCAATTTTACTTGGAGTTGTTTCACAAATGTTTGGTTACCGTATTTTATTTGCTGGTAGTGCAATTTCAGGATTAATTGCTTTCATTATTTTTGTGTTTTTTGTAAAACAGCAATTAGGCAAAAAAGAATTTGCGTAA
- the mmgD gene encoding citrate synthase → MMKAEEKFSPGLDGIVAAETKISFLDTVKGEIVIQGYDLIELSKTKEYLDIVHLLLEEHLPNEDEKATLEKKLKEEYAVPEGVFNVLKALPKETHPMDGLRTGVSALAGYDNDIENRSLEVNKSRGYKLLSKVPNIVANSYHILNNEEPIEPLKELSYSANFFYMLTGKKPTELEEKIFDRSLVLYSEHEMPNSTFTARVIASTQSDLYGALTGAVASLKGSLHGGANEAVMYMLLEAGNVEKFEELLQKKLYNKEKIMGFGHRVYMKKMDPRALMMKEALKQLCDVKGDYTLYEMCEAGEKIMEKEKGIYPNLDYYAAPVYWMLGIPIQLYTPIFFSSRTVGLCAHVIEQHTNNRLFRPRVNYIGERHVLSK, encoded by the coding sequence ATGATGAAAGCTGAAGAAAAATTTTCCCCGGGATTAGATGGTATAGTGGCAGCGGAGACGAAGATCTCGTTTCTTGACACAGTGAAAGGTGAAATTGTAATTCAAGGGTATGATTTAATCGAACTCTCAAAAACAAAAGAGTATTTAGACATTGTGCACCTTTTATTGGAAGAACATCTACCGAATGAGGATGAAAAAGCAACACTTGAAAAGAAATTAAAAGAAGAATACGCGGTACCAGAAGGTGTATTCAACGTATTAAAGGCATTACCGAAAGAAACGCACCCTATGGATGGATTGCGTACAGGTGTGTCCGCATTAGCTGGTTACGATAATGATATTGAAAACCGCTCGTTAGAAGTAAACAAAAGCCGCGGATACAAATTATTGAGTAAAGTACCAAACATTGTAGCGAATAGCTATCATATTTTAAATAATGAAGAGCCAATCGAACCACTTAAGGAATTATCATATAGTGCAAATTTCTTCTATATGTTAACAGGTAAAAAACCAACTGAACTTGAGGAGAAGATCTTCGATCGTTCCCTTGTTTTATATAGTGAACATGAAATGCCAAACTCTACATTTACAGCGCGCGTTATTGCATCTACACAATCCGACTTATATGGTGCTTTAACAGGTGCGGTTGCATCTTTAAAAGGTAGCTTACACGGCGGTGCAAACGAAGCGGTTATGTACATGCTTTTAGAAGCTGGTAATGTTGAGAAATTTGAAGAATTATTACAGAAGAAACTATATAACAAAGAAAAAATTATGGGCTTTGGACACCGTGTATATATGAAGAAAATGGATCCAAGAGCTTTAATGATGAAGGAAGCTTTAAAACAGTTATGTGATGTAAAAGGTGATTATACACTATATGAAATGTGTGAAGCTGGAGAAAAGATTATGGAGAAGGAAAAAGGAATTTATCCAAACCTTGATTATTATGCAGCTCCAGTATATTGGATGCTTGGTATTCCAATTCAACTATACACGCCAATCTTCTTTAGCTCTAGAACAGTAGGACTATGTGCGCACGTTATTGAACAACATACGAACAATCGTTTGTTCCGTCCACGTGTAAATTATATTGGCGAGCGACATGTACTTAGTAAGTAA
- a CDS encoding KTSC domain-containing protein, whose amino-acid sequence MELSPVISKTIVAVGYNPFSMILRIQLKHGMYDFFNVPKNIYTGLLNAHSKTNYHNTYIKNSYRYTKI is encoded by the coding sequence ATGGAACTATCTCCCGTGATTTCAAAAACTATAGTTGCTGTTGGCTATAATCCTTTTTCTATGATTTTACGCATTCAATTAAAGCATGGAATGTATGATTTCTTTAACGTCCCTAAAAACATTTACACCGGTTTATTAAACGCACACTCCAAAACTAATTATCACAATACTTATATTAAAAATTCTTACCGCTACACTAAAATTTAA
- a CDS encoding YolD-like family protein: protein MNDVKMQKAKREWVPFTVMSEQLLSMQKVIGEKFKVQKPLLTKEAKEGISDKLLTSLLSEKEILVTYFEDGYILTSYMTVVHINPLKRIVMCTDAFYKTYVFNTADIIEIT from the coding sequence ATGAATGATGTAAAGATGCAAAAAGCAAAAAGAGAATGGGTTCCATTTACAGTAATGTCGGAACAATTATTAAGTATGCAAAAGGTTATTGGAGAGAAATTTAAAGTACAAAAACCACTCTTAACAAAAGAAGCAAAAGAGGGAATTTCTGATAAATTATTAACGTCATTATTGTCAGAGAAAGAAATATTGGTGACTTATTTTGAAGATGGGTACATACTTACAAGCTATATGACAGTTGTACATATAAACCCGCTAAAGCGCATTGTAATGTGTACTGACGCGTTTTATAAAACTTACGTCTTTAATACTGCGGATATTATTGAAATAACGTAA
- a CDS encoding CHRD domain-containing protein: MFFAKLRGRNEVPPVETDARGEAFFKLSRDELSLKFKLDLFDIEDVVAAHLHIGAKGTNGPVVAFLFGPITNPVSIECATLTGMITQEDLVGPLAGQTLGTLINEIISGNIYINVHTVQHPNGEIRGQLNYC; the protein is encoded by the coding sequence ATGTTTTTTGCAAAATTACGTGGTAGAAATGAAGTTCCTCCAGTAGAAACAGACGCTCGAGGGGAGGCTTTCTTTAAATTAAGCCGGGACGAGCTTAGCCTAAAATTTAAGTTAGATTTATTCGATATAGAGGATGTAGTAGCTGCCCATCTGCATATTGGAGCAAAAGGAACTAATGGTCCTGTTGTAGCTTTTTTATTTGGACCTATAACAAATCCGGTTTCAATAGAGTGTGCAACTCTTACGGGAATGATTACTCAAGAAGATTTGGTTGGGCCGTTAGCGGGTCAAACATTAGGTACTCTTATAAATGAAATCATATCTGGAAACATTTATATTAATGTTCACACTGTACAACATCCTAATGGTGAAATTCGTGGACAACTGAATTATTGCTAA
- a CDS encoding HesB/YadR/YfhF family protein → MEISIDHKALQWFKEELRIKHGESIRFNVRYGGDSSIQPGYSLGIVAEKADGEIVSVEKEGILFFVDVDDLWYFQNYDLVVGYHEEMEEIQFNYVK, encoded by the coding sequence ATGGAAATTTCAATTGATCATAAAGCTCTACAATGGTTTAAAGAAGAATTACGTATAAAGCATGGTGAATCTATACGGTTTAATGTAAGATACGGAGGAGATAGCTCCATCCAGCCAGGCTATTCTTTAGGAATTGTTGCAGAGAAAGCAGATGGGGAAATTGTGTCAGTTGAGAAAGAAGGTATTTTATTTTTTGTGGATGTTGATGATCTTTGGTACTTTCAAAACTATGATTTAGTTGTAGGTTATCATGAGGAAATGGAAGAAATTCAATTTAATTACGTAAAATAA
- a CDS encoding RidA family protein, which yields MRNGIIIRKNPTNMPEPVGNYTHITKIPRNAELFVSSGQIGINQNGQFPKSMNEQISNTFKNIIKVLESEELTAANIIKVNVWATEKIDWAYLDFEWEQLFNTQYPAMTIGYISELGLPEIKIEIEIWAAKP from the coding sequence ATGAGAAACGGAATAATTATTAGAAAAAACCCAACAAATATGCCAGAACCAGTGGGAAACTATACGCATATTACTAAAATTCCTAGAAATGCAGAGTTATTTGTATCATCAGGACAGATTGGGATAAATCAGAATGGCCAATTCCCAAAGAGTATGAATGAACAAATCAGTAACACCTTTAAAAATATAATTAAAGTTTTAGAGTCTGAAGAATTAACGGCTGCTAACATTATAAAAGTGAATGTATGGGCGACAGAAAAAATTGATTGGGCGTACTTGGATTTTGAATGGGAACAATTATTTAATACTCAATACCCAGCAATGACAATTGGATATATTTCAGAATTAGGATTACCAGAAATTAAAATTGAAATAGAGATATGGGCAGCTAAACCATAA
- a CDS encoding replication-relaxation family protein: MSVHNMGGIRNANRILGDLKPYVNKTMQGKEYVYYLNKEGHAMFGDDGKVVSRGKLAHALLRNEAWLHLFCPDDWQIETDIRYIKNKEKMKIVPDVKFRDEENILHAVEVDRSQKMKVNEEKIKKYEEFTQIYKQKHNGKMPVIHFFTVTKYREKKLEELAAKYDVLASVYVIEEI, encoded by the coding sequence ATGAGTGTGCATAATATGGGTGGTATACGTAATGCAAACCGTATTTTGGGAGATTTAAAACCATACGTGAATAAAACGATGCAAGGGAAAGAATACGTGTATTATCTCAATAAAGAAGGGCACGCGATGTTTGGTGATGATGGTAAGGTTGTTTCGAGAGGGAAGCTTGCACATGCGTTATTACGGAATGAAGCATGGTTACATTTATTTTGTCCAGATGACTGGCAGATTGAAACGGATATACGTTATATAAAGAATAAAGAGAAAATGAAAATAGTTCCGGATGTGAAGTTTCGGGATGAAGAAAATATACTTCATGCAGTTGAGGTAGATCGCTCGCAGAAAATGAAAGTGAATGAAGAGAAGATAAAAAAATATGAAGAGTTTACGCAAATTTATAAACAGAAGCATAACGGGAAAATGCCAGTGATTCATTTTTTTACAGTGACGAAATATAGAGAAAAGAAATTGGAAGAGTTAGCTGCTAAATATGATGTTCTTGCGAGTGTGTATGTAATAGAAGAAATATAA